The Flexivirga aerilata sequence GTCGGGTGTTCGCCGGTCTCCTTGAGCATGGTCGCGGCGCCATACAGCGTCTGCACGACGAGCTCGGTGGAGGTGCCGCGCGGCAGGCCGAGCAGCACACCGGCCTCGATCATCGCCTCGACCACGTAGAAGATGTATGCCGGTCCGCTGCCGCTGATCGCGGTCACCGCGTCCAGCTGGTCCTCCGACAGCGAGACGACCTTGCCGCAGCCGCGCATCAGGTCCTGCGCCTCCCACAGGTGGTGGGTCTCGCAGTGCGCGCCCGCGCTGACGGCGGTCATCCCCTCGTCGACGAGCGCAGGGGTGTTGGGCATCACGCGCGCGACTGGTGTGCCCTCGGGCAGGTGCTCCTCCAGGAACGCCGTGGTGATGCCTGCGGCGATCGACACCACCAGCGCGCCCGGCTTGAGGTGCTGGCCGACCTCGCGCAACAGCCCGGCCATGTCCTGCGGCTTGACCGCGATGACGACCGTCGTCGCGTCGGCAGCCGCCTCGGGCCCGGATCCGACTGACACCGAATACTTTTCGGCGATCGCCATCAGGCGCTCGGGACTGCGGTCGGCGACCACGATCTGCGAGGCGGGCCTGCCGGAGCGCAGCAGGCCCGACAGCAGCGCCTCGCCCATCACGCCTGCGCCGATCAGGGCGACGCGACGATCGGCGAATTCGCCTTGGCGTTCGGTGGTTTCGGCCATTGGTGTTACCCCTTCGTGGCGAGTGCTCGGAGGAAGAACATGGTGTTGGCGGGACGCTCCGCCATACGACGCATGAGGTAGCCGTACCACTCGTCGCCGTACGGCACGTAGACGCGCATCTGATTGCCGGCAGCGGCGATCCGGCGCTGCTCGTCGGGCCGGATGCCGAAAAGCATTTGGAATTCGTAGGATTCGGGCGCACGCAGCTGCTTGTCGGCGAGCGACCGGGCGATCTCGATGAGTCGCGGGTCGTGGCTGGCGGCCATCGGATAGCCGTCGCCCTCCATCAGCACCTTCAGGCATCGCACGTATGACGCGTCGACGTCGTGGCTTTCCTGGTAGGCCACGGACTCCGGCTCCTTGTAGGCGCCCTTGCAGAGCCGGATGCGGCTGCCCTGGCCGGCGAGATCCCGGCAGTCGGCCTCGGTGCGGTGCAGGTAGGCCTGCAGGACCGCGCCCACCCACGGGAAGTCGGCGCGCAGGTCGCGCACGATGCCGAGGGTCGAGTCGGTGGTGGTGTGGTCCTCCATGTCGATGGTGACCGTGGTGCCGGCCTTGGCGGCCGCCTCGCAGATCTGGCGGGCGTTGTCGAGCGCGATCTTCTCGCCGTCCTGCGGCAGGGCCTGCCCGACGGCGCTGAGCTTGACGCTCACCTCGGCGGCGCCGGCCTTGGTCAGGTCGCGGGTGTGCAACTCCTGCAGCAGCGTCAGGTAGGCGTCGCGGGTGCGGCTGGCCTGTGCGACGTCGAGGGTGTCCTCGCCGAGGAAGTCGATGGTCGCGAGGCGCCCGTCGCCGACCAGGTCGGCGACCGCCTGCACGCATTCGGCGGTGCCGTCGCCGGCGACGAAGCGACGCACGACGTCGCGGCTGACCGGCGCCTTCTCGATCACCTGGCGCACCGCTTTGCTGCGGCTGAGGCCGAGCAGTCCTTGTCGCAGTGCAGCGCTGGCGTCGATCACGGGGGGCTCCTTCTGGGATGCGTGCGCGCCCGGTCGGGAGTGTGACCTGGGCTACCGAGCAGCGTAGGCAGGCGGTCCGGCACGGCGTACATCGGCCGGTGAAATTCGCCTCGCGTGCGCGCCGTCCGTGCTCGCTGTCCGTGCGCGCCCTTCCTCGCCCGCGCCTTTCCTCGCACCGACCAACCCTGACGGTCGGATTCACGTTTGACGGTCGAATTCGACCGTCAAACGTCAATCGGACCGTCAGGGAACGCGCGGACCGCCGCCCAGCCAGCCGATCGTGTCGGTCCGGATCACCGGGTCGCCGGTCAGACTTCGCAGCGACCGCTCGACACCCGCGAGCGCACTGTCCCCGATCCGGCCGGCGATCTCGCGGTGGATCTCGTCGAAGGCGTCCGCCGACGCGGCGAGCAGATCGCGACCACGACGAGTGAGGGTCACCGTGCGACGCCGGCCGTCGCCCGGATCGACAGATCGCTGCAGGTAGCCGCGCTCCCCCAACTGCTCGAGCGTCTTGCCCGCGGCCTGCTTGCTGACCGCGAGAGCGCCCGCGAGCTCCACCGCCGACGAAGCACCCGCCGAAATCGCCTGCAAGGCATAGCCATCCGCAGGGCGCGCATCCGGGAACCCACGCTCGGCAAGCCGCCGGTGGAGCTCGTCGACGATCATCCGGTAGCCGGCGAAGAGCAGCATCGGCAGTTCATGCCCACGTCCGGGTTCGGTCATTCCCCCACGATAGACAATCGAGTTGTCTATATGGTCAACTGAGTTGTCTATTTACGTTGTGGAGGTGCCGCATGACCGACCCGTTCCGGCCGCTCGATCCCGCCGAGGCCGACCCACCCCTCTCCGAGACCTTGCGCGCAGTCGCGCTGCCGGGCGGCGGCCTGCCCGAGGCCGTCGCGCGAATGGCGCACTCACCCGTCACGCTGCAGACGTTCCTGGCCGCCAACGCGCGACTGCAGGAGTCGGTGCTCCCGCCATACGACCGTGAGGTGGTGATCCTGACGGTGGCGGTCCGCAACGGCTGCGAAGTCTGCATCACCATGCACAGCAACGCGTTTCGTCGACTCGGCGCCGACGACCACCAACTCCGCCAAGCGATCGGCGGCGCGGGCGTCGACAGCCGGATCGGCGCGCTCCGGAGCTTCACGCTCGCGATGATCGACCGCACCGGCGCCGTCACCGACGACGAGCGCGACGCGTTCCTGCGTGCCGGCTACTCGCCACGAGCCGCTCTGGAGGTGGCGCTGATCATCGGCACCTACACGATCTCGACGTTCGCCAACCGACTCACCCGCGCCTGACCTCAGTCGGCCGCGGCGGCGAAGTGCAGGCGGGCGAAGGCGAGCGCCTCGGCGAGGTCGAGCTCGCGTTGCTCCTGGGTGACTTTGCGGGTGCCGACCTCGAGCACGATGTCGCCGTCATAGCCGTCGCGGGCCAGCCGCTCGAGCACCTCGGCGCACGGCTGGCTGCCGCGACCCGGCACCAGGTGCTCGTCCTTGAACGACCCGGACCCGTCGGCGAGGTGGATGTGCGCCAGCCGGTCGCCGAGGGCCTCCTGCATCGCGAGCGCGTCGGAGCCGGCGGTCGCGGTGTGCGACAGGTCGAGCGTGACGTGGTCGTAGTCGATCTCGACGGGGTCCCAGCCGGGCAGGTAGGCCTGCATCTCGCGCTGGCGGGCCCGCCACGGGAACATGTTCTCGACCGCGATCCGCACGTCGGTCTCGGTGCCGCGCTGCTTGATCCCCTCGACGAAATCGGCGGCGTAGTCGCGCTGCCAGCGGAAGGGCGGGTGGACCACGACGGTGTCGGCCCCGACCTCCTCGGCGAGGTTGATGGAGTTGTCCACCTTCGGCCAGGGCTCGGTGCCCCAAATCCGTTGTGTCAGAAGAAGAGTCGGCGCATGGATCGAGACAACCGGTATGCCGTAGTGATCGACCAGCTTGCGCAGGGCGCCCGGCTCCTGGCTGACCGGGTCGGTCCAGACCATCACCTCGACGCCGTCGTAGCCGAGACGGTCGGCCATCGCGAACGCGTCGACGACGCCGAGGGGGTAGACCGAGGAGGTGGACAGCGCGATCCGCGCTTCCGGCACCTTCACCTTGGCGGCGTCCATCACGAATCCAGCCAGTCCAGCCGCCGCAGGATGACCCCCTCGCGCAGCGCCCACGGACACAGGTCGAGGCGCGGCACGTCGAAGATGTCCATGGCCGCGAGCACGACCATCGCGCCGGCGAGCAGTTGCCGGGACCGGCTCACCGAAACGCCTGGGAGCGTTGCGCGTTCGGCGGCAGTCATGGTCGCGAGGCGAGGCACCAGCTCGCGCAGCGCCTCCCGGTCGAGAGAGCGCTCGACATAGGGGCCCTCGCCGCTCGGCGCCGCCCCGGTGACGCGCGCCAGCGAGCGGATCGTCTTGCTGGTGCCGACGTAACGATCGGGGGTGCCGACCTTGGTGACGTCGCGGGCGACGCGGGCGATGTCGGAGCGGATCTGTTTGCGCAGCACCTTGAGGTCGGCGCGGTCCGGCGGGTCGCCGGGCAGGTCGCGGGTGAGCCGGCCCGCACCCAGCGGCAGGCTGAGCGCGACGTCCGGCTCCTCGTCGATGCCGGCCGCGAACTCCAGCGATCCGCCGCCGATGTCGACCACGAGCATTCGACCCGCCGACCAGCCGAACCAGCGGCGTACGGCGAGAAACGTCAGCCGCGACTCCTCCGGCCCGCTCAGCACCTGCAGATCCACGCCGGTGCGTTCGCGCACCGCGGCGAGCACCGCCTCGCCGTTCGGGGCCTCACGGATCGCGCTGGTGGCGAAGGCGAGCAGGTCCTCGATGCCCTGGTCCTCGGCGATCGTCAGGCACTCGCCGACAAAGCCGATCAGCCGCTCGACGCCCTCGCGGGCGATCGATCCGTCGGCGGTGGTGTGCTCCGACAGCCGCAGTTCGCGCTTGTGGGAGCTGGCCGGCAGCGGGTGCGCGCCACGGTGGGCGTCGACCACGAGCAGGTGCACCGTGTTGGAGCCAACGTCGATCACCCCGAGCCGCATGCCGCCAACGCTAGTGCACGCGGCCGCCGCGGCAGTGCAGTCGTCCGCGACCGCCCCGCAACACTGCGAGCAACACGGCGGGCAACCGTCGCGCCGTCGGCACGCTCGAACTCGCCACCTACCATGGCGCCCGTGGCCGAGACACCGCTGGAGATTGCCCGCACCTGGGTCGAGTTCGACAACCCCGACGACCCGGCGGAACGCTTCCGATGCGACCTGACCTGGCTCACCTCGTCGTGGACGTGCATCTTCGGCGCCGGCTGCCAGGGCATCTACGCCGACGCCCCTGACGTCGGCTGCTGCACCCTGGGCGCCCACTTCGCCGACAAGGACGACCTGAAGAACATCAAGAAGGTCGTCGCCGAACTCGGTGAGGACGAGTGGCAGTACTACGACGAGGGCCACAGCAAGGCCGGCTGGCGCGAGAAGGAGGACGGCGACTGGAAGACCCGCGTGGTCGACGGCGCCTGCATCTTCCACAACCGCCCCGGCTTCCCGGCCGGCACCGGCTGCGCGCTGCACCAGCACGCGATGCTCACCGGTGTGCCGCCGCACACGATCAAACCGGAGGTCTGCTGGCAGCTGCCGATCCGCCGCACCTTCCGCACCGTCGAGCTCAACGACGAGACGTCCTACCTCGAGATCTCGATCGGCGAGTACGACCGCCGCGGCTGGGGGCCGGGCGGACACGACCTCGACTGGTATTGCTCCGGCAATCCCGAGGCGCACGTGGGGGTTTCGCCGGTCTACGTGTCCAACGAGGGCGAGTTGCGTCACCTCATGGGCGATGCGGCGTATGACGAATTGGCGATCCGCTGCGAGGCGCATCTGCTGCAAGCCACCGCGCTGCGCGAGGCGGGCCGTGGCGCCCGCAAGCTGCTGCCGCTCTTCGTGCACCCGGCCACCCTGGCTGCTGAGGAGGCCGCCGACGCCGCGGCTGCCACCACGAAGAAGCCGCGGAAGAAGGCTCGATGACCCGGCCGCCGTCCTACGACCCGATCCCGTCGCCGAACATCTGGGAACACCCCGACACCTACGAGATCGAGAACCGTGGCGTCGACCCCGACGGCCTGCTCTGGGCGGCGATGCGCCAGGTGCGCGACTGGGCGGGGGCCGACGTGCTCGACATCGGCTGCGGGTCCGGCTATCACTTGCCCTACTTCGCACGCACCGCGCGCCGGGTGATCG is a genomic window containing:
- the proC gene encoding pyrroline-5-carboxylate reductase, whose protein sequence is MAETTERQGEFADRRVALIGAGVMGEALLSGLLRSGRPASQIVVADRSPERLMAIAEKYSVSVGSGPEAAADATTVVIAVKPQDMAGLLREVGQHLKPGALVVSIAAGITTAFLEEHLPEGTPVARVMPNTPALVDEGMTAVSAGAHCETHHLWEAQDLMRGCGKVVSLSEDQLDAVTAISGSGPAYIFYVVEAMIEAGVLLGLPRGTSTELVVQTLYGAATMLKETGEHPTVLREQVSSPGGTTMAALRELDDHKVRAAFLTAMEAAAKRSHDLASGHV
- a CDS encoding carboxymuconolactone decarboxylase family protein, with amino-acid sequence MTDPFRPLDPAEADPPLSETLRAVALPGGGLPEAVARMAHSPVTLQTFLAANARLQESVLPPYDREVVILTVAVRNGCEVCITMHSNAFRRLGADDHQLRQAIGGAGVDSRIGALRSFTLAMIDRTGAVTDDERDAFLRAGYSPRAALEVALIIGTYTISTFANRLTRA
- a CDS encoding MarR family winged helix-turn-helix transcriptional regulator, translating into MTEPGRGHELPMLLFAGYRMIVDELHRRLAERGFPDARPADGYALQAISAGASSAVELAGALAVSKQAAGKTLEQLGERGYLQRSVDPGDGRRRTVTLTRRGRDLLAASADAFDEIHREIAGRIGDSALAGVERSLRSLTGDPVIRTDTIGWLGGGPRVP
- a CDS encoding proline dehydrogenase family protein — translated: MIDASAALRQGLLGLSRSKAVRQVIEKAPVSRDVVRRFVAGDGTAECVQAVADLVGDGRLATIDFLGEDTLDVAQASRTRDAYLTLLQELHTRDLTKAGAAEVSVKLSAVGQALPQDGEKIALDNARQICEAAAKAGTTVTIDMEDHTTTDSTLGIVRDLRADFPWVGAVLQAYLHRTEADCRDLAGQGSRIRLCKGAYKEPESVAYQESHDVDASYVRCLKVLMEGDGYPMAASHDPRLIEIARSLADKQLRAPESYEFQMLFGIRPDEQRRIAAAGNQMRVYVPYGDEWYGYLMRRMAERPANTMFFLRALATKG
- a CDS encoding sugar phosphate isomerase/epimerase family protein — its product is MDAAKVKVPEARIALSTSSVYPLGVVDAFAMADRLGYDGVEVMVWTDPVSQEPGALRKLVDHYGIPVVSIHAPTLLLTQRIWGTEPWPKVDNSINLAEEVGADTVVVHPPFRWQRDYAADFVEGIKQRGTETDVRIAVENMFPWRARQREMQAYLPGWDPVEIDYDHVTLDLSHTATAGSDALAMQEALGDRLAHIHLADGSGSFKDEHLVPGRGSQPCAEVLERLARDGYDGDIVLEVGTRKVTQEQRELDLAEALAFARLHFAAAAD
- a CDS encoding Ppx/GppA phosphatase family protein; this encodes MRLGVIDVGSNTVHLLVVDAHRGAHPLPASSHKRELRLSEHTTADGSIAREGVERLIGFVGECLTIAEDQGIEDLLAFATSAIREAPNGEAVLAAVRERTGVDLQVLSGPEESRLTFLAVRRWFGWSAGRMLVVDIGGGSLEFAAGIDEEPDVALSLPLGAGRLTRDLPGDPPDRADLKVLRKQIRSDIARVARDVTKVGTPDRYVGTSKTIRSLARVTGAAPSGEGPYVERSLDREALRELVPRLATMTAAERATLPGVSVSRSRQLLAGAMVVLAAMDIFDVPRLDLCPWALREGVILRRLDWLDS